Proteins encoded together in one Benincasa hispida cultivar B227 chromosome 1, ASM972705v1, whole genome shotgun sequence window:
- the LOC120089098 gene encoding glyoxylate/hydroxypyruvate reductase HPR3-like, translated as MATEDQAKDELPQVLVLGPPLIFPYLESQFTNRFHFLKPWLSNLSLTQFLTSYTQSTQALLIRGGGTAQLTTAILDCLPSLKLVVTSSVGVDHLYLPELHRRGVAIAHARNVFSEDAADMAVGLLIDVLRKVSAGDRFVRQGLWLTKGHFPSGLKLSGKRIGIVGLGKIGSEVAKRLEGFGCKISYNSRIKKSKAPYSYYSNVYELAANCEVLIICCALTEETYHIINKEVMVALGKDGVIVNIGRGAIIDEKEMIRRLIQGEIGGAGLDVFENEPVIAEEFLNLDNVVLSPHAAAMTYESSMEVCRLVVDNLEAFFSNKPLVSPFVD; from the exons ATGGCAACCGAAGACCAGGCCAAGGATGAGCTTCCGCAAGTGCTGGTTCTAGGTCCCCCTTTGATATTTCCATATCTAGAATCCCAATTCACAAACAGATTCCATTTCCTAAAACCATGGCTTTCCAACCTCTCTCTAACTCAATTCCTCACCTCTTATACCCAATCCACTCAAGCCTTGCTTATCCGAGGCGGTGGCACTGCTCAACTCACCACCGCCATTCTCGACTGCCTCCCCTCGCTCAAGCTCGTCGTCACTAGCAGCGTTGGTGTCGATCACTTGTACTTGCCGGAATTACACCGCCGTGGGGTGGCTATTGCCCATGCAAGAAACGTGTTCTCCGAAGATGCCGCCGATATGGCGGTTGGATTACTGATCGACGTTCTTAGGAAAGTGTCGGCGGGAGATCGGTTCGTGAGGCAAGGGCTTTGGCTTACGAAAGGCCATTTTCCTTCCGGATTAAAG CTGAGCGGCAAGCGAATTGGGATCGTTGGATTGGGGAAAATAGGCTCTGAAGTTGCCAAGAGGCTGGAAGGATTTGGCTGCAAAATCTCATATAACTCAAGGATCAAAAAGTCAAAGGCACCATATTCCTACTATTCCAACGTATATGAACTTGCAGCCAACTGTGAAGTACTCATAATTTGTTGTGCTTTGACTGAAGAAACCTACCATATAATTAACAAGGAGGTGATGGTTGCATTAGGAAAAGATGGAGTGATAGTGAATATCGGTCGTGGTGCGATCATCGACGAAAAGGAGATGATCCGCCGTTTGATTCAAGGGGAGATTGGTGGAGCTGGACTGGATGTGTTTGAGAATGAACCTGTAATAGCTGAAGAGTTTTTAAATCTGGATAATGTTGTATTGTCACCACATGCTGCTGCTATGACATATGAATCTTCAATGGAAGTGTGTAGGTTGGTGGTAGATAACTTGGAGGCATTCTTCTCAAACAAACCTCTTGTGTCTCCCTTTGTGGATTAG